In the genome of Triticum urartu cultivar G1812 chromosome 5, Tu2.1, whole genome shotgun sequence, one region contains:
- the LOC125508912 gene encoding uncharacterized protein LOC125508912 encodes MVPQKCNFLKRGEEYIVPRKLSENDFVVIKEVSARGKEEHIAAIKLNGRRIMDHRHPILCGFLSNDEPLINSKKKKRKVKDVVATQPMKSKEQSGIPKYVVAVGSSSTHPLLVGSDDLPETAPATGGQKRRNLSPTHDDEEERLPLKRKLDFSQEYDFSEPITLDGQSLDVELSSFVNDEDFGHVLTGEKDHGLGDLFNLSDEDYTIDECGTSRLPSNPGCDQEIRHSQDPEVMVVSGKGAQMDCSFIKDTFMDATNFVVKRVLE; translated from the exons ATGGTTCCGCAGAAATGTAATTTTCTGAAACGCGGAGAGGAGTACATAGTTCCCCGCAAGCTTTCGGAGAATGATTTTGTTGTTATAAAGGAAGTCTCCGCCAGGGGTAAGGAGGAGCATATTGCAGCCATCAAATTGAATGGAAGGAGAATTATGGACCACCGGCATCCCATTTTGTGTGGCTTTCTCTCAAATGATGAACCTTTAATCAACTCTAAAAAG AAGAAGCGAAAGGTTAAGGATGTTGTCGCTACTCAACCCATGAAATCTAAAGAG CAAAGTGGCATACCAAAGTATGTTGTTGCAGTTGGTTCTTCCTCTACTCATCCATTGCTAGTGGGTAGTGATGATCTTCCGGAAACTGCCCCGGCCACCGGCGGGCAGAAGCGTAGAAATTTATCGCCCACTCATGATGACGAGGAAGAGAGGCTCCCCCTCAAGCGCAAACTTGATTTTTCACAAGAATATGATTTTTCTGAACCAATAACCTTGGACGGTCAATCGTTAGATGTTGAGCTTAGTAGCTTTGTTAATGATGAAGATTTTGGCCATGTTCTCACGGGAGAAAAGGATCATGGCCTTGGTGACCTCTTTAATTTATCCGACGAGGATTATACCATTGATGAGTGTGGCACAAGTCGTCTGCCTTCCAACCCGG GTTGCGACCAAGAAATTCGCCACTCACAAGACCCTGAGGTGATGGTTGTATCAGGGAAAGGCGCACAGATGGACTGCAGTTTCATCAAGGACACGTTTATGGATGCTACGAATTTCGTAGTGAAACGAGTCCTCGAATGA